The following coding sequences lie in one Peribacillus frigoritolerans genomic window:
- a CDS encoding HEAT repeat domain-containing protein, whose amino-acid sequence MIHLNNKETKGIELPANYEELKKSANRKSNWRERLDAIEELGQSKSKQVIDILTHIMSNDSVYKVQEAAYRQLKSLGEDVQLPARKKGELVKGLTKILVRIKKSLPENHTYTEFKEKLQKMRMDIYDTYEGEKGADFDKWLENTWSALSKR is encoded by the coding sequence ATGATTCATTTGAATAACAAAGAAACAAAGGGTATCGAGTTACCTGCCAACTATGAGGAATTAAAAAAATCTGCCAATCGCAAATCTAATTGGAGAGAACGTTTAGATGCGATCGAAGAATTAGGTCAGTCAAAAAGTAAACAAGTAATCGACATTCTCACACATATCATGAGTAATGATTCTGTATATAAAGTTCAAGAGGCAGCCTACCGTCAATTGAAAAGTTTAGGTGAAGATGTTCAATTGCCAGCAAGGAAAAAAGGAGAGTTGGTCAAAGGTTTGACCAAAATCTTAGTCAGGATCAAGAAGAGTTTACCAGAAAATCACACATATACTGAATTCAAAGAGAAACTCCAGAAGATGAGAATGGATATATATGATACATATGAGGGTGAAAAAGGAGCAGACTTTGATAAATGGCTTGAAAATACGTGGTCAGCTTTATCGAAAAGATAA
- a CDS encoding TrmB family transcriptional regulator, whose protein sequence is MKENILETLKNLNFTEYEAKAYLTLLEESPLTGYAVAKNSGVPRSRIYEILDSLAIRGDILVSPGNTPQYTPVPAKELIKNRRIKAEENFERAEKSLAEFERSANDRENIWNIMGRNEILDKVKACILSAKKRILLEIWEDEFEELEYELRQAANKGVNVTIIAYGEIVCDFANVYLHYMGYAITEEYGGRWLVISGDDSEVVAGIVSLGKDSRAAWTMHVGLVMPITEVMIHDLYLMEIMEKHRELLEESFGVNLANLRKKFSIHPDYKKHYVD, encoded by the coding sequence ATGAAAGAAAACATTTTAGAAACATTAAAAAATCTAAACTTTACCGAATATGAAGCGAAAGCATATCTTACCTTATTGGAAGAATCGCCATTAACAGGCTATGCAGTAGCAAAAAACTCCGGTGTACCACGTTCAAGAATCTATGAAATTCTGGACAGTCTCGCAATAAGAGGAGATATTCTGGTTAGTCCTGGAAACACACCACAATATACGCCTGTACCTGCAAAGGAACTAATAAAAAACCGACGGATAAAAGCAGAAGAGAATTTTGAACGGGCAGAAAAATCATTAGCGGAGTTTGAACGTTCTGCAAATGACCGTGAAAATATCTGGAATATCATGGGACGCAATGAAATACTCGATAAGGTAAAAGCTTGTATATTATCTGCTAAAAAAAGAATACTCTTAGAGATTTGGGAAGACGAATTCGAAGAATTAGAGTATGAACTAAGACAGGCAGCAAATAAAGGGGTCAATGTAACAATTATTGCCTATGGGGAAATCGTATGTGATTTTGCTAATGTTTACCTCCATTATATGGGTTATGCAATTACAGAAGAGTATGGCGGACGATGGCTTGTTATCAGTGGAGATGATTCAGAAGTAGTAGCAGGCATTGTCTCGCTTGGTAAAGATAGCCGTGCAGCATGGACCATGCATGTAGGATTAGTGATGCCCATTACAGAAGTCATGATTCATGATTTGTATCTGATGGAAATCATGGAGAAGCATAGAGAACTATTAGAAGAAAGCTTTGGTGTAAATCTCGCCAATTTACGTAAAAAGTTTTCTATCCATCCAGATTATAAAAAACATTACGTGGACTAG
- a CDS encoding homoserine/threonine efflux transporter, whose amino-acid sequence MDSLLTYISIVAMMVIIPGADTMLLVKNTLSHGTKAGRYTVLGMATGLSFWTFIAILGLSVVIAKSVILFSAIKYLGAAYLIYLGIKSFFAKSVFSLKEIQAQANTPAKHSNRHNKDSFMQALLNNILNPKTVLVYITIMPQFINLNGNVNQQLIILAFILTLLAVMWFLFLVYLIDYAKKWMNNSKFQKAFQKSTGLILIGFGIKTGI is encoded by the coding sequence ATGGATAGCTTACTTACATACATATCAATTGTTGCAATGATGGTTATTATACCAGGAGCAGATACTATGCTCTTAGTGAAAAACACGCTTAGCCATGGTACAAAAGCTGGACGGTATACGGTTCTCGGAATGGCAACGGGACTTTCTTTTTGGACGTTTATTGCAATTCTTGGATTATCTGTTGTGATTGCGAAATCTGTGATTCTTTTCAGTGCAATCAAATATTTGGGAGCCGCCTACTTAATTTATTTAGGGATAAAAAGTTTTTTTGCTAAAAGCGTTTTTTCTTTAAAAGAAATTCAAGCACAAGCAAATACACCTGCAAAGCATTCAAACCGGCATAATAAAGATTCCTTTATGCAAGCATTACTTAATAATATACTTAATCCAAAGACCGTTTTAGTTTATATTACAATCATGCCGCAATTTATCAATTTGAACGGAAATGTAAACCAGCAATTGATTATATTAGCCTTCATCTTAACCTTGCTCGCTGTAATGTGGTTTCTATTTCTTGTTTATCTAATTGATTACGCAAAAAAATGGATGAACAACTCCAAATTCCAGAAAGCATTCCAAAAATCAACTGGCTTAATTTTAATTGGTTTTGGGATAAAAACAGGAATATAA